GAATGCAGGTGCGCCCTGCGCCGCCGTCATCGGGCACCGTGACGATGATGACGCACAATCTGTTCGGCATGAATTACGAGATGGCAAAGGTAACTGCGGCGATTGCGGCAGAAGATCCCGACATCATCGTGTTGCAGGAATATTTCGGCGAGCAGGCCACCGATCTGCACCCGCGCCTGCTGGCTGACTATCCGTTTTTCACCCGCTGTCGCGGCGGCAAAAGGGCCAATCTGGGGCTCTACTCTCGAATCCCGTTTGAACAGGTGCAGGACGGCGCCTGCCCCAATAACGCCTATGTGACCGACCGGACAGGCCATATTCTGGCACGGTTTCAGCCTGACGGGTATGGCGCCTTTTCCGTGCTGACCACGCATATGGACTGGCCGCTACCGGTGGAACGTCAGCGCGCGCAATTGGTGGGGCTCTCTGCAGTTGTTGCCGAAGTGGAGGGTCCGCTCATTGTGGCGGGCGATTTCAATTCCACACCATGGTCCTACGCACTGCGTGAATTTGTGAGCAGCAACGGGCTGGTACGCGAGACGGTCAATCTGGTGACCTATCCGCTACGCTGGTTCTACTTCGGCGCCTGGCAGGACACGATCCCGTTCCTGCCCCTGGATCACGTAATGACCCGCGGCGGTGTGGTGGTGCACGAACTCCATGCAGGTCAGCGGACAGCCAGCGATCACCTGCCGGTGGTGTTCACATTCTCGGTGCAACCGAGCTCTCCCCTGCCCGACTAGTTGACCTGCAGATCAAAGACCATGATGCCGTCGCGGCCACCTTCAAGCGCGGCAACAAGGCGCGCGCCGGCAGCCTTGTGGGCAGGATCAACCAGATAACGATCACGGGCAGCCTCGTCGGCCAGATCCATGATGAAACCATCGTTGAAACCCTGCGACACGCCCTCGGGCGAAATATTGGGTCCGAAATCTGCAGACAGCAAGCCCTCGATCTGGCCCACCAGTGCATTCAGCCCGGCGTAAATCTCGGCGCGCTCGGCGGCGCTGACATCGGCACGAAACTTGACGAAGACGCAGTGGCGGATCATCCGGTAAACCTGTTGTTGCGTGGAAAGCCATTGGGCGGCTGACGGCCAGCGGTAGCGCGGTCAGCAATCCAGGCGGTCAGCTCTTCCATCGGCTTGGTAAAGGTGCGACCTGAGCTGTCGGTCCAGGTGAGGCCATCAGCAGCGTAGAAGGTCTTGATGTCAGAGACGCCGCCATCCTTGTAGCGCTGCAGGCGGACGCCCTTGCCGCGGCTCATTTCGGCGAGCTGGCTGAGCGGGAAGACGAGGAGCTTGCGGTTCTGGCCGATAATGGCTACGCGATCGCCAACAACCGGAACGAGTAGCGCCGCTTCGATAGGCGCCGCGACGTTGAGGACCTGCTTGCCCTTGCGGGTATTGGCGATCATGTCGTCTTCGCCAATGATGAAGCCATAGCCTGCGGTGGAGGCAACAATGCGCTTCTGGCCAGCGCGGTAGACAAAGATATCGACGATATCCTGGCCTTCCTCGATATCGACCATGATGCGCACCGGCTCGCCCTGACCGCGGCCGCCGGGCAGCTTGTCGCCAGCCAGCGTGTAGACCTTGCCACCAGTGGTGAGCATGAGGAGCTTGTCGGTGGTCTCGCACTTGATCGACAGCTTGAGCCGGTCACCGGCCTTGAAGCCCTTGTCGTCGATATCGTCAGTGTGACCCTTTGGTGCGCGGATCCAGCCCTTTTCGGACAGGATGACCGTGATCGGCTCGCGCTCGATAAAGGCTTCCGTGACTTCGGAGAGGTCTGCGTTGGGGGCATCCTTGAGGATGGTGCGACGGGCGCCCAATGCGTGGGGCGTCGTGCCATCAGCCTCAAGCAGCGGATAGGCCGCCTTGAGGGCTTCGACCTGCTTGCTGATATTGGACCACTGACGCTTTTCAGACGCCAACAGCGCTTCAAGCTGCCCCTGCTCCTTGGTCAGGTTCTCGTGTTCCTTGCGGAGTTCGATTTCCTCAAGCTTGCGCAAGGAGCGCAGGCGCATGTTCAGGATCGCTTCAGCCTGCACGTCGGAGAGCTCAAACGTGCTCATCAGCGAGGCCTTGGCATCATCCTCCTCGCGGATGATGCGGATAACCTCATCGAGGTTGAGATAGGCAATGATGTAGCCGCCAAGCACTTCAAGGCGATGGGCGATCTGGCCCAAGCGATGGTTCGAGCGGCGGACCAGCACTTCCTTGCGATGCTCAAGCCAGGCCTTGAGCGCCTGCGGCAGGCTCATCACCTTGGGCACCGCTCCCTTGTCGAGCACGTTGAGATTGAGCGGGAAGCGGGTTTCAAGATCGCTGACCTTGAACAATTGCTCCATCAGGATCACCGCATCGACAGTGCGGGCGCGGGGTTCAAGCACAAGACGGATATCGTCCGAGCTTTCGTCGCGCACATCCTTGAGCAGTGGCAGTTTCTTGGCGAGCAGCTGCTCGGCGATCTTTTCGACCAACCGGGACTTCTGGATGCCATAGGGAATTTCGGTGACCACGATCAGATAGGAACCGCGGCCGGTTTCCTCGATCTCCCACTTGGCCCGGAGACGGAACGAGCCGCGACCCGTGGCATAGGAGCGGGCAATCGAGGCCGCCGATTCCACCATGATGCCGCCGGTGGGGAAGTCTGGCCCCTTCACGAACTGAGTCAGCTCTTCGGCGGAAGCATCTGGATTGACATTGATAAGATGCAGGGCCGCTTCACACAGCTCATAGACATTGTGTGGGGGGACCGAGGTGGCCATGCCCACTGCAATGCCCGTTGAGCCGTTGGCCAGCAGATTGGGAAAGTTGGATGGCAGGACGACGGGCTCTTCGTCCTCGCCGTCATAGGTCGCCTT
The DNA window shown above is from Devosia litorisediminis and carries:
- a CDS encoding endonuclease/exonuclease/phosphatase family protein codes for the protein MTPLLNVVRTCLVLGALLAATLAVAALFGFAFGALDLLNHAQIFLFPGTLIGLVILALALRGQARRVALIYGFVGLAASANVMVPELISGMQVRPAPPSSGTVTMMTHNLFGMNYEMAKVTAAIAAEDPDIIVLQEYFGEQATDLHPRLLADYPFFTRCRGGKRANLGLYSRIPFEQVQDGACPNNAYVTDRTGHILARFQPDGYGAFSVLTTHMDWPLPVERQRAQLVGLSAVVAEVEGPLIVAGDFNSTPWSYALREFVSSNGLVRETVNLVTYPLRWFYFGAWQDTIPFLPLDHVMTRGGVVVHELHAGQRTASDHLPVVFTFSVQPSSPLPD
- a CDS encoding Dabb family protein, coding for MIRHCVFVKFRADVSAAERAEIYAGLNALVGQIEGLLSADFGPNISPEGVSQGFNDGFIMDLADEAARDRYLVDPAHKAAGARLVAALEGGRDGIMVFDLQVN
- the parC gene encoding DNA topoisomerase IV subunit A; translation: MSDTDTLPPADDQRVVDLKQALEERYLSYALSTITQRALPDARDGLKPVHRRIIHAMRLLKLDPGQGYKKSARIVGDVIGKFHPHGDQSIYDALVRLAQDFALRYPLVDGQGNFGNIDGDNAAAMRYTESRMTDVAMRLLEGITEDAIDFKATYDGEDEEPVVLPSNFPNLLANGSTGIAVGMATSVPPHNVYELCEAALHLINVNPDASAEELTQFVKGPDFPTGGIMVESAASIARSYATGRGSFRLRAKWEIEETGRGSYLIVVTEIPYGIQKSRLVEKIAEQLLAKKLPLLKDVRDESSDDIRLVLEPRARTVDAVILMEQLFKVSDLETRFPLNLNVLDKGAVPKVMSLPQALKAWLEHRKEVLVRRSNHRLGQIAHRLEVLGGYIIAYLNLDEVIRIIREEDDAKASLMSTFELSDVQAEAILNMRLRSLRKLEEIELRKEHENLTKEQGQLEALLASEKRQWSNISKQVEALKAAYPLLEADGTTPHALGARRTILKDAPNADLSEVTEAFIEREPITVILSEKGWIRAPKGHTDDIDDKGFKAGDRLKLSIKCETTDKLLMLTTGGKVYTLAGDKLPGGRGQGEPVRIMVDIEEGQDIVDIFVYRAGQKRIVASTAGYGFIIGEDDMIANTRKGKQVLNVAAPIEAALLVPVVGDRVAIIGQNRKLLVFPLSQLAEMSRGKGVRLQRYKDGGVSDIKTFYAADGLTWTDSSGRTFTKPMEELTAWIADRATAGRQPPNGFPRNNRFTG